Sequence from the uncultured Draconibacterium sp. genome:
AAAAACCGATAAAGGATACACGTATTGAATAATAAGCATTTTCCCAACGGAGAGGTATACAAGAAATGGTAAAGTAAGGAGCAGAACATTAATCTTGAAATTTAACCTGTCGTCTTTTATAAGGTTGAAAGTTTTGAGTATCAGTACCCAAATAAGCCCTGCAATAAGAACTGATGATTGCCATTTTTCCAGCACCTTATCGAAAAGTTCCGATAATTTTTCAACCAATGAAAGTGCTGCTCCGGGTTGCGCCTTCATATCGATTTTAAAATGAAACTGGTAGATGTCGAAAAGAAAGCCTTTGGGGGCCATTGAGATAAGAATGAACACAGGAATCAGTCCCGCAAAAACACCAAGCGAAAAGTAAAGGAACTGTTTCATCTTAACTGTTATTGACTCTTTTTGAAACAATAAAATACCCAGAGCAAACGGGATGATGAAAAAAATGAAGTGCATTCTAAATCCAACTGCAACTCCCAACAACAATCCACTAATTGCTGTTTTTAGTGGAAGTCTTGTGCTTGTTTCGGTTGATGTAAGTACTAAAAATGAGAGTATTGAAAGCAATAATGGGAAGTCGTAGGTAAATCGTGCAAAAGCATATTGTACAAAAGGATTGTACATTATAAACAATAGGGCAGAGGCTCCAACAATAAATCTGAATAATTGGTTTTTATGATATAGTGAATTTTGTATAGAATAAAAGATTAGTACGAGCATAGTAAAAAACGATGCAAGACTAATAATTCTTGCACTTAATGTAAGAGACGGTGTTAACTCAAGAATTAAGGCGTATGTAAAAACATAGTAAGGCATGTGTATTAACCGGTAATCTTTGTATGGTAGTAGTCCTTCGTCAGCTGTTACTTTGGCTCCTGCATTATAAGGATTGTCATCATGATCGGTATAGTTCTGCATATTTCTTAAAAATGCAGCCTGAAGGATAAAAGCAAACAAAACCACAATCAATACCTTGTATAAAGCTGCTATAAGTCTACTTTCTGATGGACTATCAAGAAACTCAAGATCAAAGATTTTCATTTTCGCTTGCTAGTTATGATTAAAAATTTTGTTCTTAAGCAACCCCCACTTTTGTAAACGATATTGGCAGGCGGTTTTTAAAACACCAATGGCATAAATAGTACTGTTTTTAATACTGATTGATGAAGCATCAGCGAAATATTTCGTAGGGCAGGTGATTTCGGCAATTTCGTAACCGGCATACCAGGCCTGGGCCAGCATTTGGTTATCAAACACAAAATTATCGGAATTGGCATTGTAGTTTATCGTTTCCAGTATTTCGCGCGAAAATGCCCGGTAGCCGGTGTGATATTCTGAAAGTTTTGCATTAAGAAGAATATTCTCAATAAAAGTAAGTAAGCGGTTGGCAATGTATTTGATCAAAGGCATGCCGCCTTTTAGGGCTCCCGTTCCTAAAATCCTTGACCCCAAAACTACATGGTATAATTCATTCCCAATCAAATTAGCCATTGCCGGAATTAACTTTGGGGTGTATTGGTAATCCGGGTGAAGCATAATAACAATATCGGCACCCAGTTGCAGTGCTTTGTTGTAGCACGATTTTTGATTCCCGCCATATCCTTTGTTTTGCTCGTGAACCACAATGTGTTGAATGCCGAGTTTTTTACCAACTTCAACGGTGTTGTCGTTACTCACGTCATCTACCAGAATTACGTCGTCTACAATATCGAAATCAATTTCGTTATAAGTAATTTCAAGCGTTTTGGCAGCATTGTATGCCGGAAGCACGACAACCACTTTTTTGTTGTGAATCATTCGGTTTAAAGTTTTGCACCATAAAAATAAGAAGAGTTGGCAAAGTTTATTGTTAATGGCAAAGTTTTGTTTAGCTCTTTATTTATCAGTGCTACTTCTGAACCGTTATGACAAAATTCTACGTAATTTAATTCTACCGGCCAACCGTGTTGCAAAGGTGGCAAATGCAACTACCGACACCGATGAAATTGGCATTAGAATAGCAGCTACCACCGGCGAAAGGTTTCCGCTGAGGGCAAAAGCAATTCCGACAATATTGTAACAGAAGGAAATAAAGAAGCTGAGTTTTACAATGTTCAGTGATGTTTTGGTGAAGCGGATAAAATTAGCCAGCTGATTAAACTGGTCGGCTTCCAAAACAGCATCGCTGGCAGGCGAGAAATGGTAAACTTTATCGGCAATGGTTAAGGCCACATCGCTTTGCATTAGTGCGCCGGCATCGTTTAATCCATCGCCGGTCATCAACACGGTTTTACCTTCGTCCTGTTGAGATTTTATAAAAGCTGCTTTATCTCCGGGTTTCTGATTGAAAAGCATATGCTCTCTGTCAAAAAATGATGAGAGGTTTTCAGCTTCCGCATCATTATCGCCTGAAATAAGAAATAGGTTAAAACCTTCTTTCAACGCACTTAATACGTTTTTAAAACCCGCACGGTACTGGTTGCTAATAATAAAATGTCCTTTCAGTTCATCTTCGACAGCCACATAAACAACCGATGTTTTTTTCTTTTTCGGGGAAGGTGTATTCGTCACATATTCTTCCGATCCAATTCGAAGATTGAGGTTGTTTACTTTCCCAAAAATTCCACGTCCGGCCACTTCAACAAAGTGCTCCGGGTTGTGGTATGCTGATCCGTTGAACGTTTGCGAAAGTGCTGTACTCAGCGGATGAGTCGATTGACGCGTAAGCGAAAAAACAGCTTCTTTTTCCGCTGCCGAAAGTTCGGTTCCCGTATACACCACTTTGTTTTGGTTGGGTTGCGTTAAAGTGCCGGTTTTATCAAAAACAATGCTGTTGATGTGCGAAAGCTTTTCAATTACATCGGTGTTTTTAATGTACAGCCCCCGCTTGCCAAAAATACGCATGGTGTTGCCAAAGGTAAATGGAATGGAAAGCGCCAACGCACACGGACAAGCAACAATTAGTACTGCCGTGAAAACAAAAATTGCGGTGTGATATTCTCCCCGAAGCGCCCAAAAAGTGAAGCCAAAAATGGCGATGGCAATTACAATTAGTGTAAAGTATTGGCTAATCCGGTCGGAGAGGGTTTTTAACGAATCGCTGGGTTTTTCGTACGATTTATCCTGGTTCCAAAGTTTGGTGAGGTGGCTTTGGTTGACCTCCTTTTTTACTTTTATGCGTATAATTCCACCCATTTGACGACCGCCTGCATAAATAAAATCGCCGGTTTTTTTGACAATCGGTGTCGATTCGCCGGTTACGAAACTGTAGTCGATTCTTCCTTCACCCTCAACCAGTTCGGCATCGGCAGGAACAAGCTCTTTGTTGCGGATGATCAGTTCATCATCAACCTCTATTTTTTCAATCAGAATACTTTCTTCAATTTGTTTATTGATTTTGGTAACCGCAATCGGAAAATACGATTTGTAATTTCGGTCGAACGAAAGTGCTTCGTAGGTTTTGCTTTGGTACCATTTGCCTACCAGCAGAAAAAAGATGAGGCCCGATAAACTATCGCTGTAACCCGGACCACCGGTAAAAATTACCTCGTAGCTGGTTACCAGAAAGAGCACAATAATTCCCAGTGCAATGGGCAAATCGATACTGATGTTCTTTTTCATCAGGTTTTTAAATGCCGAAATGTAATAATCGCTGCCGCTGTAAAATGCCACCGGAATAACCAAAATGTAGCTGAGAATACTAAACAGCGATTGTAATTTATCGCTCAACGGTTCGCCGTTAAAATAAGCCGGCAAACTGTAGGTCATTACATTGATAAACACAAAGCCTGCAACGCCAATTTTATACAGAAGTTTTTTGTAGGATTTGTCTTCTTTTTTGTCGCTTAAACTTTGCGACAGATCAGGAATGTAATGAATGGATGCCAGCAACTCAACCACTTGTCGCAACGAAATTTCCTTTTCATCAAAAGTGATGTCAACCTCTTTGCGGGTAAAATTTACAAAGGAATGGCGAATGCCCTTGTGTAGTTTAAAAAGATGCTCAAGCAACCAAATGCACGAAGCGCAATGGATAACCGGCACATAAAATTTTACTTTCGATATGCTGCCTTCGGAAAACGAGATCAGCTTTTCCTTTACCTCATCGTTGTCGAGGAAAGCATATTTATTACCAAATTCGGTGGTGGTCTCTACCTTTATCCCCGGTGTTTCTTCCAGGTTGTAGTAATTGTAAAGTTTGTTTTCGTTCAGCAGCTGATAAACCGTTTTACAACCGTTACAACAAAAATTCAGCTCGTTCCACACCACAGGCGTACTACCGCAATCGGCGCCACAATGTACACAGTTATTCTCCTCCTTTTTCCCCATTTCACAAGGTCCGTTTTCTGCTAATCCACTTTACAGCAATCTCCTTTTGACTCAGTATGCATTTGCGCACTTTCTTTTTCCAGGCTTTTTTCAAATTTCTGCTCAATTTTTTGTTTTGGCGGACTTAAATAGGGGATGCCTAAACTTAATCCCCGCAATACAAACAAAATTCCAACAACTACAACCAGTATCGGAATTAGCTTGTTAATCTTCTTTCGTATCGCTAAACTCAGTACGTTGCCAGCCAGCGAAATAGCCAGTAACATCGGAATTGTTCCCAGACCAAAAAGAATCATGTACAGTGAACCTTCGGCAACGTCGCCTGTGCCAATGGCTCCGGCAATAGCCATATAAACCAATCCACAAGGAAGCAGTCCGTTTAGCATGCCAATAAAAAACAGACTTTGAAACGAGCGGATGGAGAACATTTCACCAATTTTCTTTTTCAATTTTCCCACTGCCGAAAACCAGCTTTTATCCATTTTGTACTGGTTTTTAAATAATGTCGGAAATAGCACTGAGATGATCATTAGCGCTCCCATAATTACGGATACCTTTTGCTGAAATCCGATGAGTTGAAGTCCCTGCCCGAGAAGTCCGAAAATAGCTCCCATAATTCCATAGGTTAAGGTGCGGCCAAGGTTATAGAGTGTTCCTCCAAATATTTTTTGCGGAACGGTGTTGCCATGAAGTGGCAAAGCAATGGCAATTGGTCCACACATACCGGCGCAGTGAAAACTGCCCATCAATCCTAAAATAAGTGCTGAAATAAAAATGGTCATGGCGTTAGTGTTTCGAACAAAAGATTGTTATTGACTTGTAAAGGTAGTGAATTTACTGAATATTTACCGGGCGATCAACTTCGTAGCGTAAACCGTTTGTATACCACGTAAATTTTAAAATGTATCGGCCTGCTATCAATTCGGTTTTTGGGAATTGAATCGAACTGTTTCCCGCAATAATTTTGTGTTTAATATCTTTGGTATAGTCCGATGGGCGATATAATTGCATATTGCCGGAATCGATTTTTGTTGCCAGATCATTTTCAATATTGACTACCAATGACTCGTCGTTTATATTCACATCAAACGACCGGGCAAATGGTTTCGACCGGGCATTAACATTCATCTGTTCGGTATAATCAACACCTTTTTCGTAATAATTTTTATGCACCAGATTTACCGGCTGACGCACTGCAAATACAATAAAAACAGCCGATCCGGCTAAAAACAACGCCAGAAAAAGAAATATCCCTGTTCCCCAATTAAACTTCATTTGTTTGTCCTGTTTATTATTCCTGTTCCTTTTTATGTCATTTCGAACGGAGTGAGCAATCTGTTGCCAATTAGCACTTATGATACAGATTTCTCCTCATTCTTCGTCGAAATGACAAGGTCTTTAATTTGTCACTTTATTGAAAACTGAGACTGTTAACTGTCAGCTTTCTCATGGCCCAACAAAACTGGCTTTATAGGTTTCAATTAATTCATTATTGCTGAAAACAC
This genomic interval carries:
- a CDS encoding glycosyltransferase family 2 protein; the protein is MIHNKKVVVVLPAYNAAKTLEITYNEIDFDIVDDVILVDDVSNDNTVEVGKKLGIQHIVVHEQNKGYGGNQKSCYNKALQLGADIVIMLHPDYQYTPKLIPAMANLIGNELYHVVLGSRILGTGALKGGMPLIKYIANRLLTFIENILLNAKLSEYHTGYRAFSREILETINYNANSDNFVFDNQMLAQAWYAGYEIAEITCPTKYFADASSISIKNSTIYAIGVLKTACQYRLQKWGLLKNKIFNHN
- a CDS encoding heavy metal translocating P-type ATPase metal-binding domain-containing protein — its product is MGKKEENNCVHCGADCGSTPVVWNELNFCCNGCKTVYQLLNENKLYNYYNLEETPGIKVETTTEFGNKYAFLDNDEVKEKLISFSEGSISKVKFYVPVIHCASCIWLLEHLFKLHKGIRHSFVNFTRKEVDITFDEKEISLRQVVELLASIHYIPDLSQSLSDKKEDKSYKKLLYKIGVAGFVFINVMTYSLPAYFNGEPLSDKLQSLFSILSYILVIPVAFYSGSDYYISAFKNLMKKNISIDLPIALGIIVLFLVTSYEVIFTGGPGYSDSLSGLIFFLLVGKWYQSKTYEALSFDRNYKSYFPIAVTKINKQIEESILIEKIEVDDELIIRNKELVPADAELVEGEGRIDYSFVTGESTPIVKKTGDFIYAGGRQMGGIIRIKVKKEVNQSHLTKLWNQDKSYEKPSDSLKTLSDRISQYFTLIVIAIAIFGFTFWALRGEYHTAIFVFTAVLIVACPCALALSIPFTFGNTMRIFGKRGLYIKNTDVIEKLSHINSIVFDKTGTLTQPNQNKVVYTGTELSAAEKEAVFSLTRQSTHPLSTALSQTFNGSAYHNPEHFVEVAGRGIFGKVNNLNLRIGSEEYVTNTPSPKKKKTSVVYVAVEDELKGHFIISNQYRAGFKNVLSALKEGFNLFLISGDNDAEAENLSSFFDREHMLFNQKPGDKAAFIKSQQDEGKTVLMTGDGLNDAGALMQSDVALTIADKVYHFSPASDAVLEADQFNQLANFIRFTKTSLNIVKLSFFISFCYNIVGIAFALSGNLSPVVAAILMPISSVSVVAFATFATRLAGRIKLRRILS
- a CDS encoding sulfite exporter TauE/SafE family protein, which produces MTIFISALILGLMGSFHCAGMCGPIAIALPLHGNTVPQKIFGGTLYNLGRTLTYGIMGAIFGLLGQGLQLIGFQQKVSVIMGALMIISVLFPTLFKNQYKMDKSWFSAVGKLKKKIGEMFSIRSFQSLFFIGMLNGLLPCGLVYMAIAGAIGTGDVAEGSLYMILFGLGTIPMLLAISLAGNVLSLAIRKKINKLIPILVVVVGILFVLRGLSLGIPYLSPPKQKIEQKFEKSLEKESAQMHTESKGDCCKVD
- a CDS encoding FixH family protein, with amino-acid sequence MKFNWGTGIFLFLALFLAGSAVFIVFAVRQPVNLVHKNYYEKGVDYTEQMNVNARSKPFARSFDVNINDESLVVNIENDLATKIDSGNMQLYRPSDYTKDIKHKIIAGNSSIQFPKTELIAGRYILKFTWYTNGLRYEVDRPVNIQ